Below is a window of Candidatus Binatia bacterium DNA.
ACCGTCACAGAACGGCTTGTTGGCGGAGTGACCGCAGCGACAGAGGTAGACCGGGTCCTTCACCAGAGTGAACGCCCCGTCGTTTCCGTCAACCAGCTGAATCGGCCCCTTCACCTGGAGTGGACCGTTCTTGAATGTTTTGATTTGCACATCTGCCATAACCCACCTTCCGGCTCAGAGGGTTTGAACGCTGAGCATACCTGTCTACCGGCCGGCAACGGCTAGGGCAAGTTCTCCTCCGTGTGATTCAAGTCGGAACGCCCCG
It encodes the following:
- a CDS encoding CDGSH iron-sulfur domain-containing protein, whose amino-acid sequence is MADVQIKTFKNGPLQVKGPIQLVDGNDGAFTLVKDPVYLCRCGHSANKPFCDGAHAKTGFTSEEPAR